From Daphnia pulicaria isolate SC F1-1A chromosome 4, SC_F0-13Bv2, whole genome shotgun sequence, one genomic window encodes:
- the LOC124337009 gene encoding homeobox protein slou-like: MTTWCRPDRASFALNRRGSSSTGTAAAAAAAPVAPISPSGGSSNNKAGTNKRSHHHRQQQHQHQHHVRYGSELPFTLADQTAPLSSRHSIADILGWKNPSSAATAVDGNICKIEQGEHNNNNNNNNQFQQLVLGRRYDDTEGEEEEEEPEEEEEEEAEVMASDCVDVADLTVNISDEPLDLSLDKSKCRQREREREVSGATPIKRAKGMMAVDAMGEPASDGGTDEGDLDGVGQWGNVQPHLQMAANFSTVLQYYLTAARLWQTSEVIRCQESQARAGGETDSEANDDGHGSDTNTAAAAVVAAAVAAAAGNESAGVMLPVQQVQQPSNNNNNNNSSGSSNKRRKNKDGQHQNHMVMVSDLVNSGAADSGGNGQSRPRKTRTTFTGKQLFELERIFEQKKYLSSNERQEVARLLNVTGSQIKIWFQNRRTKWKKQDPNTAAELAQLKSASRSSQGGGSSSSAAVPKGKNGEDLHQSGSTNANDDVASAGDNEEINSDDASSPPAPRSPSPV; encoded by the exons ATGACGACGTGGTGCCGGCCGGACCGAGCATCTTTTGCTTTGAATCGTCGAGGATCTTCATCAACGggaacggcagcagcagcagcagcagctccagtGGCTCCCATCTCGCCCAGCGGTGGTTCTAGCAACAACAAGGCCGGCACTAATAAGCGGAGCCATCACcatcgacagcagcagcatcagcatcaGCATCACGTGCGTTACGGAAGCGAGTTGCCATTCACATTGGCGGATCAGACGGCGCCTCTGTCGTCCCGCCACTCGATCGCCGATATTCTCGGCTGGAAAAATCCCTCAAGTGCTGCCACCGCCGTCGACGGCAACATCTGCAAAATCGAACAAGgtgaacacaacaacaacaacaacaacaacaatcagtTCCAGCAACTCGTGTTAGGTCGTCGTTACGACGATACCgaaggcgaagaagaagaagaggaaccggaagaagaagaagaggaggaagcggAAGTCATGGCTTCCGACTGCGTCGACGTGGCCGACTTGACGGTGAACATTAGTGACGAGCCGCTGGACTTGAGCCTGGACAAGAGCAAGTGCCGCCAACGTGAGCGGGAGCGCGAGGTCAGCGGGGCCACGCCCATCAAGCGGGCCAAGGGGATGATGGCCGTCGACGCCATGGGGGAGCCGGCCAGTGACGGAGGCACGGACGAGGGCGACCTGGACGGCGTCGGACAGTGGGGAAATGTCCAGCCGCACCTGCAGATGGCCGCCAATTTCTCGACGGTGCTCCAGTACTATTTGACGGCTGCCCGTCTGTGGCAGACCAGTGAAGTGATCCGGTGTCAGGAATCTCAGGCCAGGGCCGGCGGCGAGACGGACAGTGAGGCCAACGACGACGGACACGGGTCGGACACCaacacggcggcggcggctgtcgTGGCGGCGGCCGTGGCAGCCGCTGCCGGCAACGAGTCGGCCGGAGTCATGTTGCCCGTCCAGCAAGTGCAACAGCcatcgaacaacaacaacaacaacaacagcagcggcagcagcaacaaacgCCGGAAGAATAAAGACGGGCAGCATCAAAATCACATGGTCATGGTCTCGGATCTGGTCAATTCCGGAGCGGCCGATTCCGGCGGCAACGGCCAATCTCGTCCGCGCAAAACGCGGACAACCTTTACGGGTAAACAACTTTTCGAGCTGGAACGGATCTTCgaacagaagaaatatttatcGTCCAACGAACGCCAGGAAGTGGCCCGTCTGCTCAACGTCACCGGCTCACAG atcaaaatttgGTTTCAAAATCGCCGAACCAAATGGAAGAAACAGGATCCGAATACGGCGGCCGAGCTTGCCCAGCTCAAATCGGCCAGTCGCAGTTCTCAAGGAGgggggtcgtcgtcgtcggccgcCGTGCCCAAGGGCAAAAACGGAGAAGATCTCCACCAGTCTGGATCGACAAACGCCAACGACGACGTCGCCAGCGCCGGCGATAACGAGGAGATCAATAGCGACGACGCCTCATCTCCACCAGCGCCGCGATCGCCTTCTCCCGtttga